GAAAGTTAAATCCGCTGACATACTGTTCATAGAAATGACACTagtaaatgaaatatacatgcatTTGTAAGATGTATTTGAGAAATAAATGCTAAAAATGAGAAAGCACATTTTATCTGTAAACATCAACTTAACAGATTATATATTAAAGAGTTGGACAATAGCAACAAGTTACATGAATCTCTATAACAACATGAAGGGAAAGGGGACTCGTAGATTGAAAAACTGCAAGTTATTTTCGTGTACTTTGCTAAATGGTTGAGCTTGCCGTCGATTTCCTCGAGGTTTGACTGTGACGGTTGTCTCACTTTTCCGGGTTGCGCTGTATCACCAGCTCCGGGTTGTGCTGCATCACCAGTTTCCCAGGAATGCGGACGACTACTAGAGGGCGCATTGTCTGTTTTGTCCAAGGATAACCTGTTACTTCCGCTGGAAACGGACTGTGGCATTGACGTACTTGCTGAAATTTCAACATTAGGTTTCTgacttttagtttttaaaaacaatatttttttaagtttctaccGTCTCGCTTCTACTATAATATCAGCAGAATTCCCCTTTCATACGCTAAGCTCTGtcctatgttttgagaagaaatggggcataattatacataatttgaCCGTGACAGCCTCTGGAGTtttctcctatgaacaaaacatagggtctggaTACAGACAAGTAAACCAGTATCATATAATATGAGAATGAACATCATATGTCTTAATTATACATGCATGAAAGAAACTGGTATATACATTTTTTCACGAATGTTTGCcgttgtgttctataagcagacgacatcacttacttgtaccGGCTGACGTCGTGCGACTGTGCCCAGGTGAAGGCCCGGAATGTTTGTTGTCATTTCGCATTTTTACACTTGTACCTGAATAAATTCAATTcagatttaaaaattaaatgtcaaaGCCTGAATATCATACAATATTTCAGCGAACAAAACAATCCATCAAAAAGAAACGATGTTCCGAAACTGCCGTCTCCAGGAAACTAAAAAACTAAACACACCTCTAGTGTACAAAATTCACAAGGACACAGAAAAGCGataacaaagacaaaacaaataatgaaagTAGCACAATGTCACATCACCATGGAACAGTCAGAGGTAAAACAACTTCTGGAGTGTTAATACCAATTAACTGTGCGCATTAAACCTTACACAGTGCGTACCAGACCCAACGTAGTGCGCATCAGACCTTACGAAGTGCCGCAAACAATCTCGCACAGTGTGCACCAGATCTAACTGAGTGCAATCACCACCTCGCACAATGCCCACCAGACCTTGCACAGTGCGAACACAATCTCGCACAGTGTGCACCAGACCTAACGCAGTGCGCACCAGACCTATTGCAGTGCGTACCAGACCTTGCACAATGCGAACCAAACCTAATGCAGTGCGCACCAGACATAATGCTGTGCGCACCAGACTTTGCATAGTGCAAACCAATTCTAACGCAGTGCACACCAGACATAACGCAATGTGCACCAAACCTAACGCAATGCGCTCCAGACCTAACGCAGGGCGCACAAGACCTAACGCATGCGCACCAGACCTAACGCAATGCGCATCAAACCTAACGCAATGCGCACCAGACCTAACGCAAGGCGCACAAGACCTAACGCAGTGCGCACCAGACCTAACGCATGCGCACCGGACCTAACGTACTGCAAAACAGACCTTGCACAGCGCGAATCAAACCAAACGTAATTATTCAAACTAAATCACTGTCTGACAGCTTACAGGATATCTTGGGGTAAAAGACCCGTAACGAAAATCGGCAAATTATGTAttttccgtatgtgatttcgCCTTTCTTCGGTTTTTACGGAAAACCACTATTGAGCTACAAATACATCCGAAGAAAGCCTAATTGCATAACAACAATACGTATGTACACGGAAACTCCCGAGTGTAATTACGGTTTCACTAACTGCTTCGGTGAATAATCATAAAGACAACCCAAAGAACCACATACACATGTGTTCTACTCTCTTTAAATAACATGTCTTTTATATACgtattataatgttttataatattaCTACACACAGCGGTTGTCATTTCCCCAAATTTAAAGGTTGTCTTAGAAGATGTTTCA
This window of the Mercenaria mercenaria strain notata chromosome 5, MADL_Memer_1, whole genome shotgun sequence genome carries:
- the LOC128557118 gene encoding uncharacterized protein LOC128557118, encoding MPQSVSSGSNRLSLDKTDNAPSSSRPHSWETGDAAQPGAGDTAQPGKVRQPSQSNLEEIDGKLNHLAKRMQNFENQLCDTVDKILLLLGQKPTMPREKVPELVRPPTTHSIRRGPRLVKSPNDLARLLDKM